One window from the genome of Oryza glaberrima chromosome 3, OglaRS2, whole genome shotgun sequence encodes:
- the LOC127767066 gene encoding 17.9 kDa class I heat shock protein, whose protein sequence is MSLIRRSNVFDPFSLDLWDPFDGFPFGSGGSSSGSIFPSFPRGASSETAAFAGARIDWKETPEAHVFKADVPGLKKEEVKVEVEDGNILQISGERNKEQEEKTDQWHRVERSSGKFLRRFRLPDNAKPEQIKASMENGVLTVTVPKEEAKKPDVKSIQISG, encoded by the coding sequence ATGTCGCTGATCCGCCGCAGCAACGTGTTCGACCCCTTCTCCCTCGACCTCTGGGACCCCTTCGACGGCTTCCCCTTCGgctccggcggcagcagcagcggcagcatctTCCCGTCCTTCCCGCGCGGCGCCTCCTCCGAGACCGCGGCCTTCGCCGGCGCGCGGATCGACTGGAAGGAGACGCCCGAGGCGCACGTGTTCAAGGCGGACGTGCCGGGGCTGAAGAAGGAGGAGGtcaaggtggaggtggaggacggCAACATCCTGCAGATCAGCGGCGAGCGCAACaaggagcaggaggagaagaCGGACCAGTGGCACCGCGTGGAGCGCAGCAGCGGCAAGTTCCTCCGCAGGTTCCGCCTCCCCGACAACGCCAAGCCGGAGCAGATCAAGGCGTCCATGGAGAACGGCGTGCTCACCGTCACGGTTCCCAAGGAGGAGGCCAAGAAGCCCGACGTCAAGTCCATCCAGATCTCCGGCTAG